One Miscanthus floridulus cultivar M001 chromosome 11, ASM1932011v1, whole genome shotgun sequence DNA window includes the following coding sequences:
- the LOC136494192 gene encoding amino acid transporter AVT3B-like codes for MGLDKEASSSSSQLDAAPLLPQHGLHGGGPGAGGHLSSQPKTFANVFIAVVGTGVLGLPYTFSRTGWAAGTLLLLAVAALTFHCMMLLVAARRRIADEDTKIASFGDLGHAIYGAPGRHAVDAMLVLSQVSFCVGYVIFISNTMAHLYPIGADSPASPLLTAKALFIWAMLPFQLGLNSIKTLTLLAPLSTFADVVDLGAMGVVLGQDASIWLANKPPVFAFAGPAELLYGLGVAVYAFEAIGMVLPLEAEAADKRRFGATLALSMAFIAVMYGLFGAMGYLAFGSATRDIITTNLGTGWLSVLVQLGLCINLFFAMPVSMNPVYEVAERLLCGRRYAWWLRWILVVAVGLLAMLVPNFADFISLVGSSVCVVLLFVLPAAFHLKVFGAEIGWTGLVADVGLIVIGIALAVSGTWTSLVQIFSSSNL; via the coding sequence ATGGGACTCGACAAGGAGGCGAGCTCCTCGTCCTCGCAGCTCGACGCGGCGCCGCTGCTCCCGCAGCACGGGCTGCACGGCGGCGGCCCCGGCGCGGGCGGGCACCTGTCGTCGCAGCCCAAGACGTTCGCCAACGTCTTCATCGCCGTCGTCGGCACGGGCGTGCTGGGCCTCCCCTACACCTTCTCCCGCACGGGCTGGGCGGCGGGGACGCTgctcctcctcgccgtcgccgcgctcACCTTCCACTGCATGATGCTCCTCGTCGCCGCGCGCCGCCGGATCGCCGACGAAGACACCAAGATTGCCTCCTTCGGGGACCTGGGCCACGCCATCTACGGCGCCCCCGGCCGCCACGCGGTCGACGCCATGCTCGTTCTCAGCCAGGTCAGCTTCTGCGTCGGCTACGTAATCTTCATCTCCAACACCATGGCGCACCTCTACCCCATCGGGGCCGACTCCCCGGCGTCCCCGCTCCTCACGGCCAAGGCGCTCTTCATCTGGGCCATGCTGCCGTTCCAGCTGGGACTCAACTCCATCAAGACGCTCACGCTCCTCGCGCCGCTTAGCACCTTCGCCGACGTCGTTGACCTCGGCGCCATGGGCGTCGTCCTGGGCCAGGACGCCTCCATCTGGCTCGCCAACAAGCCCCCCGTGTTCGCCTTCGCTGGCCCCGCCGAGCTTCTCTACGGCCTCGGCGTCGCCGTCTACGCCTTCGAGGCGATCGGCATGGTCTTGCCGCTGGAGGCGGAGGCCGCGGACAAGCGCAGGTTCGGCGCCACGCTCGCGCTGTCCATGGCGTTCATCGCCGTCATGTACGGGCTGTTCGGCGCCATGGGCTACCTCGCCTTCGGCTCCGCCACGCGGGACATCATCACCACCAACCTCGGTACCGGCTGGCTCTCGGTCCTCGTGCAGCTCGGCCTATGCATCAACCTCTTCTTCGCCATGCCGGTGTCGATGAACCCGGTCTACGAGGTCGCGGAGCGCCTGCTCTGCGGCAGGCGCTACGCCTGGTGGCTGCGCTGGATCCTCGTCGTGGCCGTCGGGCTCCTGGCGATGCTCGTGCCCAACTTCGCCGACTTCATCTCGCTCGTCGGCAGCAGCGTGTGCGTCGTGCTCTTGTTCGTGCTGCCCGCCGCCTTCCACCTCAAGGTCTTCGGCGCTGAGATCGGGTGGACCGGGCTCGTCGCCGACGTGGGCCTCATTGTTATCGGGATTGCGCTCGCGGTGTCCGGGACATGGACGTCACTCGTACAAATCTTCAGTTCTTCCAACCTGTAA